A single window of Modestobacter italicus DNA harbors:
- a CDS encoding DNA-directed RNA polymerase subunit beta': protein MLDVNFFDELRIGLASGDDIRQWSHGEVKKPETINYRTLRPEKDGLFCEKIFGPTRDWECYCGKYKRVRFKGIICERCGVEVTRAKVRRERMGHIELAAPVTHIWFFKGVPSRLGYLLDLAPKDLEKIIYFAAYMITSVDDEARHRDLPTVEAEISAEKHNLESRRDADVEARQQKLEADLAELEAEGAKSDVRRKVREGGEREMRQLRDRAQREIDRLEEVMDTFRKLEVKQLIADEGLYRELRDRFGEYFEGGMGAAALQKLLAGFDLDAEAVSLRETIRSGKGQRKLRALKRLKVVAAFQQTQNSPMGMVLDCVPVIPPDLRPMVQLDGGRFATSDMNDLYRRVINRNNRLKRLLDLGAPEIIVNNEKRMLQESVDALFDNGRRGRPVTGPGNRPLKSLSDLLKGKQGRFRQNLLGKRVDYSGRSVIVVGPQLKLHQCGLPKQMALELFKPFVMKRLVDLNHAQNIKSAKRMVERARPVVWDVLEEVITEHPVLLNRAPTLHRLGIQAFEPQLVEGKAIQIHPLVCTAFNADFDGDQMAVHLPLSAEAQAEARILMLSSNNILSPADGRPITAPTQDMVLGLYHLTTLAGSAELAEGERARAYSTTAEAIMAFDQGALGLQERVTIRLDEVFGVDNGPNDPWVAPEDWEPGQPALISTSLGRVLFNEALPEDYPFVNYQVPKKALGAIVNDLAERYPKVQVAATLDALKSAGFRWATRSGVTIAIDDVVTPPVKQSILDRHEDEARKIERQYERGVITDAERRSELIEIWTRARAEVSQAMVDNFPTTNPVWVMVNSGARGNMMQISQIAGMRGLVANPKGEIIPRPIKANFREGLSVLEYFISTHGARKGLADTALRTADSGYLTRRLVDVSQDVIIREEDCGTERGVIMPIGTVLDGKVTRDAHVETSVYARALAADVVASNGTLIAQAGADLGDVLIAQLVDAGVSEVKVRCVLTCESLLGTCATCYGRSLASGKLVDVGEAVGIIAAQSIGEPGTQLTMRTFHTGGVAGADITHGLPRVVELFEARVPKGKAPIAELAGSVRIEDGDQFRKLTITPDDGSDEVVYDKLSRRSRLRVEDGGHVEVGEQLTEGAVDPHEVLRIMGPREVQLHLVREVQEVYRSQGVSIHDKHIEVIIRQMLKRVTIIDSGATEFLPGALVERTIFETENRRVVSEGGEPASARPVLMGITKASLATESWLSAASFQETTKVLTDAAIQGKSDSLLGLKENVIIGKLIPAGTGISRYRNITVEPTEEARAAVYTMAGYDDGQYYSPDVFGQGTGEAVRLEEYDWR, encoded by the coding sequence GTGCTCGACGTCAACTTCTTCGACGAACTGCGCATCGGTCTGGCCAGCGGAGACGACATCCGCCAGTGGTCACACGGTGAGGTGAAGAAGCCCGAGACCATCAACTACCGCACGCTCCGTCCGGAGAAGGACGGTCTCTTCTGCGAGAAGATCTTCGGTCCCACCCGGGACTGGGAGTGCTACTGCGGCAAGTACAAGCGTGTCCGCTTCAAGGGCATCATCTGCGAGCGCTGCGGCGTCGAGGTCACTCGCGCCAAGGTGCGTCGTGAGCGGATGGGCCACATCGAGCTGGCCGCGCCGGTCACCCACATCTGGTTCTTCAAGGGCGTCCCCTCGCGCCTGGGCTACCTGCTCGACCTGGCGCCCAAGGACCTCGAGAAGATCATCTACTTCGCCGCCTACATGATCACCTCCGTCGACGACGAGGCGCGTCACCGCGACCTGCCGACCGTCGAGGCCGAGATCAGCGCGGAGAAGCACAACCTCGAGTCCCGCCGCGACGCCGACGTGGAGGCCCGCCAGCAGAAGCTGGAGGCCGACCTCGCCGAGCTCGAGGCCGAGGGTGCCAAGTCCGACGTGCGCCGCAAGGTCCGCGAGGGTGGCGAGCGCGAGATGCGCCAGCTCCGCGACCGGGCGCAGCGGGAGATCGACCGCCTCGAAGAGGTGATGGACACCTTCCGCAAGCTCGAGGTCAAGCAGCTCATCGCCGACGAGGGCCTCTACCGCGAGCTGCGCGACCGCTTCGGTGAGTACTTCGAGGGCGGCATGGGTGCCGCGGCGCTGCAGAAGCTGCTCGCCGGCTTCGACCTCGACGCCGAGGCCGTCTCGCTGCGCGAGACCATCCGCAGCGGCAAGGGCCAGCGCAAGCTGCGGGCCCTCAAGCGGCTCAAGGTCGTCGCGGCGTTCCAGCAGACCCAGAACTCGCCCATGGGCATGGTGCTGGACTGCGTCCCGGTCATCCCGCCGGACCTGCGCCCGATGGTGCAGCTCGACGGTGGCCGCTTCGCCACCAGCGACATGAACGACCTGTACCGCCGGGTGATCAACCGGAACAACCGGCTCAAGCGGCTGCTCGACCTGGGCGCGCCGGAGATCATCGTCAACAACGAGAAGCGGATGCTCCAGGAGTCCGTGGACGCGCTGTTCGACAACGGCCGGCGCGGCCGTCCGGTCACCGGTCCGGGCAACCGCCCGCTGAAGTCCCTGAGCGACCTGCTCAAGGGCAAGCAGGGCCGGTTCCGGCAGAACCTGCTGGGCAAGCGCGTCGACTACTCCGGCCGTTCGGTCATCGTCGTCGGCCCGCAGCTCAAGCTGCACCAGTGCGGTCTGCCCAAGCAGATGGCGCTGGAGCTGTTCAAGCCCTTCGTGATGAAGCGGCTCGTGGACCTCAACCACGCGCAGAACATCAAGTCCGCCAAGCGGATGGTGGAGCGCGCGCGGCCGGTCGTGTGGGACGTGCTCGAGGAGGTCATCACCGAGCACCCGGTGCTGCTGAACCGTGCACCGACGCTGCACCGCCTGGGCATCCAGGCCTTCGAGCCACAGCTGGTCGAGGGCAAGGCCATCCAGATCCACCCGCTGGTCTGCACCGCCTTCAACGCGGACTTCGACGGCGACCAGATGGCGGTGCACCTGCCGCTGTCGGCCGAGGCGCAGGCCGAGGCCCGCATCCTCATGCTGTCCAGCAACAACATCCTGAGCCCGGCCGACGGTCGTCCGATCACCGCGCCGACCCAGGACATGGTGCTGGGCCTCTACCACCTCACGACCCTCGCCGGGTCCGCTGAGCTGGCCGAGGGCGAGCGGGCCCGGGCGTACTCCACGACCGCCGAGGCGATCATGGCGTTCGACCAGGGTGCGCTGGGTCTGCAGGAGCGGGTGACCATCCGGCTGGACGAGGTCTTCGGCGTCGACAACGGGCCCAACGACCCGTGGGTCGCGCCCGAGGACTGGGAGCCCGGTCAGCCGGCGCTCATCTCGACCAGTCTGGGCCGGGTCCTGTTCAACGAGGCCCTGCCCGAGGACTACCCGTTCGTCAACTACCAGGTGCCGAAGAAGGCGCTGGGCGCGATCGTCAACGACCTCGCCGAGCGCTACCCCAAGGTGCAGGTGGCGGCGACGCTGGACGCCCTCAAGTCGGCCGGCTTCCGCTGGGCGACCCGCTCGGGTGTCACGATCGCCATCGACGACGTCGTCACCCCGCCGGTCAAGCAGTCGATCCTGGACCGGCACGAGGACGAGGCCCGCAAGATCGAGCGCCAGTACGAGCGCGGCGTCATCACCGACGCCGAGCGTCGTTCGGAGCTCATCGAGATCTGGACCCGTGCCCGCGCCGAGGTCAGCCAGGCCATGGTGGACAACTTCCCGACCACCAACCCGGTCTGGGTCATGGTCAACTCCGGCGCCCGCGGCAACATGATGCAGATCAGCCAGATCGCCGGCATGCGCGGCCTGGTGGCCAACCCGAAGGGCGAGATCATCCCGCGGCCGATCAAGGCCAACTTCCGGGAGGGTCTGTCCGTGCTGGAGTACTTCATCTCCACGCACGGTGCCCGCAAGGGCCTGGCGGACACCGCGCTGCGGACCGCCGACTCCGGGTACCTCACCCGCCGGCTGGTCGACGTCTCGCAGGACGTCATCATCCGCGAGGAGGACTGCGGCACCGAGCGCGGCGTGATCATGCCGATCGGCACCGTGCTCGACGGCAAGGTCACCCGGGACGCCCACGTGGAGACCAGCGTGTACGCACGTGCGCTGGCCGCTGACGTGGTCGCCTCCAACGGCACGCTGATCGCGCAGGCCGGCGCCGACCTGGGCGACGTCCTCATCGCCCAGCTGGTCGACGCCGGGGTGTCCGAGGTCAAGGTCCGCTGCGTGCTCACCTGCGAGTCGCTGCTGGGCACCTGCGCCACCTGCTACGGCCGGTCGCTCGCGTCCGGCAAGCTCGTGGACGTCGGCGAGGCGGTCGGCATCATCGCCGCCCAGTCGATCGGTGAGCCCGGCACGCAGCTGACGATGCGCACCTTCCACACCGGTGGTGTGGCCGGTGCCGACATCACCCACGGCCTGCCGCGCGTGGTGGAGCTCTTCGAGGCCCGCGTCCCCAAGGGCAAGGCCCCGATCGCCGAGCTCGCCGGCAGCGTCCGGATCGAGGACGGCGACCAGTTCCGGAAGCTGACCATCACCCCGGACGACGGCTCCGACGAGGTCGTCTACGACAAGCTGTCGCGTCGCTCGCGGCTGCGGGTCGAGGACGGCGGCCACGTCGAGGTCGGCGAGCAGCTGACCGAGGGTGCGGTCGACCCGCACGAGGTGCTGCGGATCATGGGCCCGCGCGAGGTGCAGCTGCACCTGGTCCGCGAGGTCCAGGAGGTCTACCGCAGCCAGGGTGTGTCGATCCACGACAAGCACATCGAGGTGATCATCCGGCAGATGCTGAAGCGGGTGACCATCATCGACTCGGGCGCGACGGAGTTCCTGCCCGGTGCGCTGGTCGAGCGGACGATCTTCGAGACCGAGAACCGTCGGGTCGTGTCCGAGGGTGGCGAGCCGGCCTCGGCCCGCCCGGTCCTGATGGGGATCACCAAGGCGTCGCTGGCGACGGAGTCGTGGCTGTCCGCGGCCTCGTTCCAGGAGACGACCAAGGTGCTCACCGACGCCGCGATCCAGGGCAAGAGCGACAGCCTGCTCGGGCTCAAGGAGAACGTGATCATCGGCAAGCTGATCCCGGCCGGTACTGGGATCAGCCGCTACCGGAACATCACGGTCGAGCCCACTGAGGAGGCGCGCGCCGCCGTCTACACCATGGCCGGCTACGACGACGGGCAGTACTACAGCCCGGACGTCTTCGGTCAGGGCACGGGCGAGGCCGTCCGCCTCGAGGAGTACGACTGGCGCTGA
- the rpoB gene encoding DNA-directed RNA polymerase subunit beta → MAGSRPTSTTTTDSSTTPVDVQPGPRTGGTDQQKIPGAPLRVSFAKIREPLEVPDLLALQTASFDWLVGSPQWKATLAPEEQADAVGGLAEILEEISPIEDFSGSMSLSFSNPRFEDVKASLEECKDKDMTYAAPLFVTAEFMNNTTGEIKSQTVFMGDFPIMTSKGTFVINGTERVVVSQLVRSPGVYFDKTLDKTSDKDVYSAKVIPSRGAWLEFDVDKRDTVGVRIDRKRRQPVSVLLKALGWTEDRIREHFQWSPTMLATLEKDHIAGQDEALLDIYRKLRPGEPPTRESAQALLENLFFNPKRYDLAKVGRYKVNKKLGVEVPQGTSTLTEDDIVATIEYVVRLHAGEPEHGVDDIDHFGNRRLRTVGELIQNQIRVGLSRMERVVRERMTTQDVEAITPQTLINIRPVVASIKEFFGTSQLSQFMDQTNPLAGLTHKRRLSALGPGGLSRERAGMEVRDVHPSHYGRMCPIETPEGPNIGLIGSLSSFGRVNPFGFIETPYRKVENGQVTDQIDYLTADEEDRFVVAQANSPLDAQGRLAEERVLVRTKGGEVDYLAPENVDYMDVSPRQMTSVATAMIPFLEHDDANRALMGANMQRQAVPLLRSEAPLVGTGMELRAAVDAGDVVVAEKAGVVEDSTADYVTVMADDGTRQTYRLLKFRRSNQGTSINQSPVVQEGQRVEVGQVIADGPCTDEGEMALGKNLLVAFMPWEGHNYEDAIILSQRLVQDDVLSSIHIEEFEVDARDTKLGAEEITRDIPNVSEEVLADLDERGIIRIGAEVVPGDILVGKVTPKGETELTPEERLLRAIFGEKAREVRDTSLKVKHGESGKVIGVRVFSREDGDELPAGVNELIRVYVAQMRKISDGDKLAGRHGNKGVISKILPQEDMPFLEDGTPVDIVLNPLGVPGRMNVGQVLETHLGWIAKQGWEVEGTPEWAAKLPGAARQAAPGTRTATPVFDGAKEDEIIGLLGSTIPNRDGDRMVKETGKARLFDGRSGEPFPEPISVGYVYILKLLHLVDDKIHARSTGPYSMITQQPLGGKAQFGGQRFGEMECWAMQAYGAAYALQELLTIKSDDILGRVKVYEAIVKGENIPEPGIPESFKVLLKELQSLCLNVEVLSGDGQAIELRDTDDEVFRAAEELGIDLSRREPSSVEDV, encoded by the coding sequence TTGGCAGGCTCTCGCCCCACCAGCACCACCACCACTGATAGCAGCACCACCCCGGTCGACGTCCAGCCCGGTCCCCGCACCGGCGGTACCGACCAGCAGAAGATCCCCGGCGCCCCGCTCCGCGTCTCGTTCGCCAAGATCCGCGAGCCGCTCGAGGTCCCGGACCTGCTCGCCCTCCAGACGGCCTCGTTCGACTGGCTGGTCGGCAGCCCGCAGTGGAAGGCCACCCTCGCCCCCGAGGAGCAGGCCGACGCGGTCGGCGGTCTGGCCGAGATCCTCGAGGAGATCTCCCCGATCGAGGACTTCAGCGGCTCCATGTCGCTGTCCTTCTCCAACCCGCGCTTCGAGGACGTCAAGGCGTCCCTCGAGGAGTGCAAGGACAAGGACATGACCTACGCGGCGCCGCTGTTCGTCACCGCCGAGTTCATGAACAACACCACCGGCGAGATCAAGAGCCAGACGGTGTTCATGGGCGACTTCCCGATCATGACGAGCAAGGGCACGTTCGTCATCAACGGGACCGAGCGCGTGGTCGTCTCCCAGCTGGTCCGCAGCCCGGGCGTCTACTTCGACAAGACCCTGGACAAGACGTCGGACAAGGACGTCTACAGCGCCAAGGTCATCCCCAGCCGCGGTGCGTGGCTGGAGTTCGACGTCGACAAGCGCGACACCGTCGGCGTCCGGATCGACCGCAAGCGCCGCCAGCCGGTCAGCGTCCTGCTCAAGGCCCTCGGCTGGACCGAGGACCGCATCCGCGAGCACTTCCAGTGGTCGCCCACGATGCTGGCCACCCTGGAGAAGGACCACATCGCCGGCCAGGACGAGGCGCTGCTGGACATCTACCGCAAGCTGCGCCCGGGCGAGCCGCCGACGCGTGAGTCCGCGCAGGCGCTGCTGGAGAACCTCTTCTTCAACCCCAAGCGCTACGACCTGGCCAAGGTCGGCCGCTACAAGGTGAACAAGAAGCTCGGCGTGGAGGTGCCCCAGGGCACCTCGACGCTGACCGAGGACGACATCGTCGCCACCATCGAGTACGTCGTGCGCCTCCACGCCGGCGAGCCCGAGCACGGCGTCGACGACATCGACCACTTCGGCAACCGTCGCCTGCGCACGGTCGGCGAGCTGATCCAGAACCAGATCCGGGTCGGCCTCTCCCGCATGGAGCGCGTCGTCCGCGAGCGGATGACGACGCAGGACGTCGAGGCGATCACGCCGCAGACCCTGATCAACATCCGGCCGGTCGTCGCCTCCATCAAGGAGTTCTTCGGCACCAGCCAGCTCTCGCAGTTCATGGACCAGACCAACCCGCTCGCGGGCCTGACCCACAAGCGCCGCCTGTCGGCGCTGGGTCCGGGCGGTCTGTCCCGTGAGCGCGCGGGCATGGAGGTCCGCGACGTGCACCCGAGCCACTACGGCCGGATGTGCCCGATCGAGACCCCTGAGGGCCCGAACATCGGTCTGATCGGCTCGCTGTCCTCCTTCGGCCGGGTGAACCCCTTCGGGTTCATCGAGACGCCGTACCGCAAGGTGGAGAACGGCCAGGTCACCGACCAGATCGACTACCTGACCGCCGACGAGGAGGACCGCTTCGTCGTCGCGCAGGCCAACAGCCCGCTCGACGCGCAGGGCCGCCTCGCCGAGGAGCGGGTCCTGGTCCGCACCAAGGGCGGTGAGGTCGACTACCTCGCTCCCGAGAACGTCGACTACATGGACGTCTCGCCGCGGCAGATGACCTCGGTCGCGACGGCGATGATCCCGTTCCTCGAGCACGACGACGCCAACCGCGCCCTGATGGGCGCGAACATGCAGCGCCAGGCCGTCCCGCTGCTGCGCAGCGAGGCGCCGCTGGTCGGCACCGGCATGGAGCTGCGTGCCGCCGTCGACGCCGGCGACGTCGTGGTGGCCGAGAAGGCCGGTGTGGTCGAGGACTCCACCGCCGACTACGTCACCGTGATGGCCGACGACGGGACCCGGCAGACCTACCGGCTGCTGAAGTTCCGCCGCTCGAACCAGGGCACCTCGATCAACCAGAGCCCGGTCGTCCAGGAGGGCCAGCGGGTCGAGGTCGGTCAGGTCATCGCCGACGGTCCGTGCACCGACGAGGGCGAGATGGCGCTGGGCAAGAACCTGCTCGTCGCCTTCATGCCGTGGGAGGGCCACAACTACGAGGACGCGATCATCCTGTCGCAGCGCCTCGTGCAGGACGACGTCCTGTCCTCGATCCACATCGAGGAGTTCGAGGTCGACGCCCGCGACACCAAGCTCGGCGCCGAGGAGATCACCCGGGACATCCCGAACGTCTCCGAGGAGGTCCTCGCCGACCTCGACGAGCGCGGCATCATCCGGATCGGTGCCGAGGTCGTCCCCGGCGACATCCTCGTCGGCAAGGTCACGCCCAAGGGCGAGACCGAGCTGACCCCCGAGGAGCGGCTGCTGCGGGCGATCTTCGGTGAGAAGGCCCGCGAGGTCCGCGACACCAGCCTCAAGGTCAAGCACGGCGAGTCCGGCAAGGTCATCGGCGTCCGGGTCTTCTCCCGCGAGGACGGCGACGAGCTGCCCGCCGGCGTGAACGAGCTCATCCGGGTCTACGTGGCCCAGATGCGCAAGATCAGCGACGGCGACAAGCTTGCCGGCCGGCACGGAAACAAGGGCGTCATCTCCAAGATCCTCCCGCAGGAGGACATGCCGTTCCTCGAGGACGGCACGCCGGTCGACATCGTGCTCAACCCGCTGGGCGTGCCCGGCCGGATGAACGTCGGCCAGGTCCTGGAGACCCACCTCGGGTGGATCGCCAAGCAGGGCTGGGAGGTCGAGGGGACGCCGGAGTGGGCCGCCAAGCTGCCGGGCGCTGCGCGCCAGGCCGCGCCGGGCACCCGCACCGCGACGCCGGTGTTCGACGGTGCCAAGGAGGACGAGATCATCGGCCTGCTCGGCTCGACGATCCCGAACCGCGACGGCGACCGGATGGTCAAGGAGACCGGCAAGGCGCGGCTGTTCGACGGCCGCTCCGGGGAGCCCTTCCCCGAGCCGATCTCGGTGGGCTACGTCTACATCCTGAAGCTGCTGCACCTGGTCGACGACAAGATCCACGCCCGTTCGACCGGGCCGTACTCGATGATCACGCAGCAGCCGCTGGGTGGTAAGGCGCAGTTCGGTGGCCAGCGCTTCGGTGAGATGGAGTGCTGGGCGATGCAGGCCTACGGCGCCGCGTACGCGCTGCAGGAGCTGCTCACCATCAAGTCCGACGACATCCTCGGCCGGGTCAAGGTCTACGAGGCCATCGTCAAGGGCGAGAACATCCCCGAGCCGGGCATCCCGGAGTCGTTCAAGGTGTTGCTCAAGGAGCTCCAGTCGCTCTGCCTGAACGTGGAGGTCCTCTCCGGCGACGGCCAGGCGATCGAGCTGCGCGACACCGACGACGAGGTCTTCCGGGCCGCGGAGGAGCTGGGCATCGACCTGTCCCGCCGCGAGCCGTCGTCCGTCGAAGACGTCTGA